Part of the Atribacterota bacterium genome, CTCGCAAATTTAAACAAATAACAATAAACTCGCACCACATTTTTGTCTTCATAAAAAATATTTTATTTATTATAAAACGGGGTTATAAATTTAAACTATATCTGTTATAATTTTTGTGGTAAGAGGAACTTATATACTTAATAATATTTTAGTATCAATCTATTCAAAAGAAATTACTCAATCTTATCCCATTATTCTTATTCAGGAGTATATTATTTTCTATGAACAATTCTAACTATAAAAAAAATACCTTTAAAGCAGTTTTCTTTGACTTTGGGGGAACTCTGATGGATGCCGAGAGTGATAAGAAAGCTCACTACTATATGATGAAAGAAATAAAAAAAATCTATCAACTCCCTGCCTCAGAAGAAGAGCTTCTTACTCTTTATGAAAAGCAGCTCTTTAATCAAGATATGACCCTGAAGGATAATAAGGATAATGCTAAAAATAATAATAAGGATGGTAACTATTTCCACAAATTACATTTCTATTCTGAATTAGCATTTCAATCCATTTTGCAACAATACAATAAAAAGGTAACCTCTAATGATTTACGATTATTTCATGAAATTTATTTAGAAAATCACTTAAAATATATTCGCCTGGTAGAAGGAGCATGGGAAGCCATTCTGCTGGTAAAGGAAAAGGATTATCATTGTGGAATTATAAGTGATATTGATCTGGACTACCAGCAGGAACAATTTAAAGCCTTAAATATTAACCAAGCTTTTCATTCCATCACTACTTCAGAGGAGGTAAAGCAATATAAGCCAGCTGCCCTAATATTTCAAGTTGCTTTACAGAAAGCAAATTGTCAGGGTGAGGAAGCTTTCATGATTGGTGATTCCTATAACAAAGATATTATTGGTGGAAAGAATATGGCAATGACTACTATCTGGATTAACCGTTATCAGAACCAAATAAATAAAAAGAATATTTCAGCTGATTTTACAGTTAGTGAGCTGAAAGATATTTTACCAATTTTAAACAATTTCCTGTAAGTGGACTACTTTCCCTGGAAAGCAGATAAATGATAGATGAAAATAAATAAAAGTAAAAAAATAAGAAGAATAAGAAAATATATAATTAATTTATTAGTAATAATGCAGGTGTTTTTTGTTCTTACCATGGGTAATCTGGAACTGCAAGCTTATCAATTTACTTTTGATGAGCTTTCCATTCCTATACTTACCTATCATAAATTCTGCATCGGAGAAAGCCCGGATGCCTATACTATTAACATTGACTGCTTTAAACAACAAATGAATTTTCTCCGGGAGAACGATTATCGAGTTATATCTATTTCCCAGCTTCTGGAGTGTATCAAAAATAACTTTTTTCCTGAAAAACCGGCTGTTATAACCATTGATGATGGTTTTAAATCCGTTTATAATCTTGCCTTCCCCATTTTAAAAGAGTACGGCTTCCCTGCCACTCTCTACTTGTATACCGACTTTATCGATAATGGCCCTAACCAGCTATCCTGGTTAGAAGTTAAAGAGATGATTGATATGGGGATAGAAATCGGGTCTCATAGTCTAAGCCATACCAATTTACTCAACTTAAAGCAGAATGAATCTTATCTTGAATATTTAAATAGAATAAAAAAAGAGATTTTTCTCTCCAAGACTATTTTAGAAAGAAACACAGGTAGCTCAGTTCTCTCTTTTGCTTATCCTTATGGGGTTTACAGTCAAGAGATTAAAATGCTGGCAAAACAGGCTGGATATAAAGCCCTGCTTAATGTAAACAATATGAATAATTCTATTCCTATTAATGCTTACTCTCTCAATCGTCAAATTATATCTAGTAATTGTTCGCTAACACAATTCCAGTCAATTGTGTTAGAAAAAACTTTGCAAGTTAATGATATCTTCCCCCCTGATGGTACCGTTACTGATAACCAAGAAATTACTATTGGAGCGATATTGGGTGGTCAAAATATTGAACCAACCTCTTTATATTTGAGATTAAGCGGTTCTGGTTTGTTAAATCATACTTACTACCCTGAACAACAAAAGATATCTTTTACTCCCATAGCGCCTAAACTTCTTCAAAAACGCACCTGGATTGCTCAGATTACTGCCCGGGATGTAGAAACCGGGCAGCAACGAAAGATATCATGGCTCTTTACAGTAAGATAAGATTTACTAATAGGAATGTCTGATGCTAATTATTCAAATTTGGCATCCTTTAATTTCTCTACCATCTTGATGAAATCATCTGTCCACTCTGCATCAAAGTTTATTCCCTTTTTGGTATGAATATACTCATCTTTATCCTTGATTTTGACATAAGTTCTCAAATCAACCCGAGGAGAACCTCTGTATTCTCCTACAGATAAAATAAGTCGTTTAGTATCAGTAATGTCTAATTTACCTATTTGCTTCATATATTATTTCCTTTCTTTATTGTATTGCCCTATTATTGTTAAGCATCCAATGCCCCATCTCTGCCAGCAAGATGATAAGGATCGATGGAAATTATTTTTACTCCAGGATGTTCCTTTTCAATCTTTTTTTTCTCTTTCTGAAAATGGGATGAAACAACAATTTCTAAAGAGGGAATTTGTTCAGCATATTCAAGGACATTTTCATGAGGAGTAATCGAGGTAATAAGAAAACATTTTTGAATATCATTCCGGATTAAATATTTCTCTATACCCTGTAGATGAACAATCCCAATTCTATTAAGCTGAGAAATAAGAATCTGTTTAACTGGTATCTGATTTTCAACCACCAGCAATCCTCCCTTCTTTTAATTCCTTTAAAATTTCCTCTGTTATAATTTTATCACTTTATCGCTATATGAATATATAGTCTATAAATCTCAATAGTCAATAGGAAGTTTCTGTTCTGATAAAATAACCTCTCGGGAAATGTTTTAGCAGTAAGTTTCTATCCTGCCTGCCTATCTCATATTCCAATCCAACGATTTCTGTATTCCTTACCTCACAGGAGGTGGTGAAATACTTTTGCACATATTCCCCCAAATAGGGACTAATTAAATTGGAGAGTAAGAGAGCAATAACAATATTTAAAATACTGAACAATCCGGTAGTGAAAAGTAGAATGAAAAAGATTAAAGCAGTGATAAAATTTGCAATAGCTATATCAGTTCCGCAGCGACGATGAATAGCTAAGTGGCAACTACCCTGTTTCAACAGGTTTAAACCGCGAATAGCGGCTTCTTCTACCATTTCCGCATTCTGTATACCGGCAATATAAAATCCATTTTCCTGAGATAATCCGGAAATATTCAATTGTTGTCCAGCCAATTGCTCCAATACATTTATGGTAGCATGTTCAATAGCATGGTTTCTTCTAATATTCTTACTCTTGGCTATTGTCCAGATCTGCTTGGGAACGGTAATCAGGGTTACCAGGGAATACAAGGTAAAACCATAGGGCAAGAAAATCAGAGCTATAATAAAAAAGAAGAATAAGGGCATTAAAAAGAGATAAAGCAATAGTAGAAAAATCAATTTTATTGACCTTCTTCCTGATGATATTTTTTTTTATCTTTTGATTTTAGTATTGCATTGACATCCTTGTTAAAAATCATATCCATATTAATGGTTAATTAAAAATCTGTCAACCTGGGAAATTGTAATAAAAATCAGGAAAAGGGAAATTGATATTGTTTAAGATTAAGCTCTTTCTGAACAGCTAATAACTGCTTTTGTAGGTTTTTATTGACAGGTACGCCTTTCTCTCTTCTATCCATCCAGCTTAAATATTCTTTCTCACCAGCGGTAAATATTCTTTCTGCATCAGGTGCTTTTTTAGAAGCTCGTAGTGATCTTAAAATAGCACCGGTATTTTTTTTAAATGATTCCAAATCAATAAAAGAAGAAATATTAATAGCAATAAAAAAATGACCTAAGTTGATGGGTGCTTCCTTGCCCTCTTCTATCCCCGAAAGCATCTTTAAAAATTTTCCCCCCGTCAAGGCAGATGATAATATTTCCACCACAGTAGCATACCCATATCCCTTATAACCAGCGGTCTCTTCTCCTATCCCTCCCAATGGGACCAATGCTGCCTTTCCTTTTTGAAAGTCCTCTAATATCTGCTTGGGATTGGTTTTCACCTTACCATCAGTACCGATGACCCAGCCGGCAGGTATTTCTTGTTCAGCTCTTTCATATAATTCAATCT contains:
- a CDS encoding DUF6391 domain-containing protein, with protein sequence MIFLLLLYLFLMPLFFFFIIALIFLPYGFTLYSLVTLITVPKQIWTIAKSKNIRRNHAIEHATINVLEQLAGQQLNISGLSQENGFYIAGIQNAEMVEEAAIRGLNLLKQGSCHLAIHRRCGTDIAIANFITALIFFILLFTTGLFSILNIVIALLLSNLISPYLGEYVQKYFTTSCEVRNTEIVGLEYEIGRQDRNLLLKHFPRGYFIRTETSY
- a CDS encoding HAD family hydrolase — translated: MNNSNYKKNTFKAVFFDFGGTLMDAESDKKAHYYMMKEIKKIYQLPASEEELLTLYEKQLFNQDMTLKDNKDNAKNNNKDGNYFHKLHFYSELAFQSILQQYNKKVTSNDLRLFHEIYLENHLKYIRLVEGAWEAILLVKEKDYHCGIISDIDLDYQQEQFKALNINQAFHSITTSEEVKQYKPAALIFQVALQKANCQGEEAFMIGDSYNKDIIGGKNMAMTTIWINRYQNQINKKNISADFTVSELKDILPILNNFL
- a CDS encoding polysaccharide deacetylase family protein — protein: MKINKSKKIRRIRKYIINLLVIMQVFFVLTMGNLELQAYQFTFDELSIPILTYHKFCIGESPDAYTINIDCFKQQMNFLRENDYRVISISQLLECIKNNFFPEKPAVITIDDGFKSVYNLAFPILKEYGFPATLYLYTDFIDNGPNQLSWLEVKEMIDMGIEIGSHSLSHTNLLNLKQNESYLEYLNRIKKEIFLSKTILERNTGSSVLSFAYPYGVYSQEIKMLAKQAGYKALLNVNNMNNSIPINAYSLNRQIISSNCSLTQFQSIVLEKTLQVNDIFPPDGTVTDNQEITIGAILGGQNIEPTSLYLRLSGSGLLNHTYYPEQQKISFTPIAPKLLQKRTWIAQITARDVETGQQRKISWLFTVR
- a CDS encoding PC4/YdbC family ssDNA-binding protein, which produces MKQIGKLDITDTKRLILSVGEYRGSPRVDLRTYVKIKDKDEYIHTKKGINFDAEWTDDFIKMVEKLKDAKFE